A genomic window from Tolypothrix sp. PCC 7910 includes:
- a CDS encoding cell wall metabolism sensor histidine kinase WalK, whose translation MKKDRRWTKPLPLASRLLFSHLVVMVVGVFSLVIISKISSPRFFVLHLERLENEGLNLIDIRAELVQGFETAWRRSTIWSVIVGTTAAGGLSYWVSKRIMQGLTNMEQITRQFAAGNFEARLPMSDIPEINQLGASFNRMADSLEGVEARRRELIGDMTHELRTPLTVVRGYLEQLADEEIEPSPEIYRRLAKETKRLERLVNDLQELSKAEAGYLAINIQRVNLRPLLDSLVEKFTDQLLEDGPVLSLDCPSPMPLVLADLDRTEQILINLLGNAIRYTSKGAITIRVWIEPSQLWIAVLDTGIGIAPEDLPHVFERFWRADSSRARQSGGTGIGLTISQRLVELQGGKMQVESKQGFGSTFKFSLPLA comes from the coding sequence ATGAAAAAGGACAGGCGTTGGACAAAGCCCTTACCTTTGGCATCGCGGCTATTGTTCTCCCACTTGGTAGTGATGGTAGTGGGAGTATTTAGCCTAGTAATCATTAGTAAAATTTCTTCTCCCCGCTTCTTTGTTCTCCACCTAGAACGACTAGAAAATGAAGGTTTAAATTTAATTGATATTCGCGCTGAATTAGTGCAGGGATTTGAAACTGCTTGGCGACGAAGCACTATTTGGTCGGTAATAGTTGGGACTACAGCCGCAGGTGGATTGAGTTACTGGGTTTCTAAAAGGATTATGCAAGGATTGACCAACATGGAGCAAATTACCCGCCAGTTTGCGGCTGGTAATTTTGAAGCACGCCTACCAATGTCTGATATTCCCGAAATTAACCAATTAGGTGCAAGCTTTAACCGCATGGCAGACAGTTTGGAAGGAGTGGAAGCACGACGGCGGGAGCTGATTGGAGATATGACTCATGAACTGCGAACACCTTTAACAGTTGTACGCGGTTACTTAGAGCAACTAGCCGATGAGGAAATAGAACCTTCACCAGAAATTTATCGGCGGTTAGCAAAAGAAACTAAGCGTTTAGAGCGTTTGGTTAACGACTTACAAGAACTTTCCAAGGCTGAAGCAGGTTATCTGGCAATTAATATACAACGTGTAAATTTACGTCCTTTACTAGATTCATTAGTAGAAAAATTTACAGACCAGTTATTAGAAGATGGCCCAGTTCTCAGCTTGGATTGTCCATCTCCCATGCCTTTGGTCTTAGCAGATCTGGATCGTACAGAACAAATACTGATAAATCTTTTAGGTAATGCTATACGTTATACATCTAAGGGAGCAATTACTATTCGTGTTTGGATTGAGCCATCTCAACTTTGGATTGCTGTTTTAGATACAGGTATTGGGATTGCTCCCGAAGATTTACCCCATGTGTTTGAGCGTTTTTGGCGTGCTGACTCATCCCGCGCTCGTCAATCTGGAGGAACAGGTATTGGTTTAACAATCTCCCAGCGTTTAGTGGAATTGCAAGGCGGTAAAATGCAAGTAGAAAGCAAACAAGGGTTTGGCAGTACTTTTAAATTTTCTCTGCCTTTAGCTTAA
- a CDS encoding response regulator transcription factor: MDILIVEDEIEIAQLIQLSLEKEGFICRISRDGINALRMFQEQPPDLIILDLMLPGLDGLEVCARIRQKPGAKDPYILMLTAKGEEIDRVIGLSTGADDYMVKPFSPRELVARVRALLRRSLRQGGQSQVNRSQHFIVDIDQRTASRQLGDRSEILDLTTLEFNLLSTFVSNPGRVWNRTQLIDKLWGDNFFGDERVVDTHIARLRKKIELDPANPIFIKTVVGVGYKFDDSTTI; encoded by the coding sequence ATGGATATTTTAATTGTTGAAGATGAAATAGAAATTGCCCAATTAATCCAACTTTCTTTAGAAAAAGAAGGATTTATCTGCCGTATTAGCCGTGATGGTATCAATGCCTTACGGATGTTTCAGGAACAACCACCAGATTTAATTATTTTAGATTTAATGCTACCTGGTTTAGATGGGCTAGAAGTCTGCGCTAGAATTCGCCAAAAACCAGGCGCAAAAGACCCTTATATTTTAATGCTCACAGCTAAAGGCGAGGAAATCGATCGCGTTATTGGCTTGTCTACTGGTGCTGACGATTATATGGTTAAGCCCTTCAGCCCCAGAGAATTAGTTGCGAGAGTGCGCGCATTGTTAAGGCGTAGCCTCCGCCAAGGAGGGCAAAGTCAAGTTAATCGTAGCCAACACTTTATTGTAGATATAGACCAGCGCACTGCTAGTCGTCAGTTAGGCGATCGCTCAGAAATTTTAGACTTAACTACCTTAGAATTTAACTTGTTAAGCACCTTTGTCAGCAATCCTGGCCGAGTTTGGAACCGCACCCAACTAATTGATAAGCTTTGGGGCGATAATTTTTTTGGTGATGAGCGAGTAGTCGATACTCACATAGCTCGATTACGCAAAAAAATTGAGCTTGATCCCGCTAATCCCATTTTTATTAAAACTGTGGTGGGAGTAGGCTATAAATTTGACGACTCAACTACAATTTAG
- a CDS encoding NYN domain-containing protein: MNLSNFTQEKEKDKHLKQGLHWQEKQIINNSKEAEDNNKQAAATSSLLFQGVHRGRVAIFIDGLNLLQAALQLGLEIDYLKLLCRLTENSRLLRAFFYTGIDNSRTPAMRLRSHEKQQGFLFWMRRNGYRVVTKEFQISENSKKPNLNVEIAVDMINLAPYYDTAVLVSGDGDLAYAVNAVSSTGVRVEVVSLRTMTSDILIDVADYFVDLDSIKKYIQKDSKFGYNYRHLSTSGL; encoded by the coding sequence ATGAATCTTAGTAATTTTACCCAAGAGAAAGAAAAAGATAAACACCTTAAACAGGGATTGCATTGGCAAGAAAAGCAAATAATTAATAATAGTAAAGAAGCTGAAGACAATAACAAACAAGCCGCTGCAACATCAAGTTTACTTTTTCAAGGCGTTCATCGTGGTAGAGTTGCTATTTTTATTGATGGATTAAACCTATTGCAAGCAGCATTGCAACTCGGTCTAGAAATTGACTATCTCAAATTACTTTGTCGCTTAACAGAAAACTCACGACTACTGCGTGCTTTCTTTTATACTGGCATAGACAACTCTCGCACACCTGCTATGCGTCTCCGTTCCCATGAAAAGCAACAGGGCTTTTTATTTTGGATGCGTCGAAATGGCTATCGTGTAGTTACGAAAGAATTCCAGATTTCTGAGAATTCTAAAAAACCTAATTTAAATGTAGAAATTGCTGTAGATATGATCAATCTAGCTCCTTACTATGATACCGCTGTCTTAGTAAGTGGAGATGGAGATTTAGCTTATGCTGTGAATGCAGTTAGTAGTACGGGAGTTCGGGTAGAAGTTGTCAGTTTACGAACTATGACCAGTGATATCCTAATTGATGTCGCTGACTACTTCGTTGACCTAGATAGCATTAAAAAGTACATACAAAAGGATTCCAAGTTTGGCTATAATTATCGCCATCTCTCCACTTCTGGTCTTTAA
- a CDS encoding DUF4912 domain-containing protein, giving the protein MTATLLVPTPILAQSATDAPAFPLPKTLENGTTVRIDGSSSLSVINQNLKQSFEKQYSGTKVEVAANGTDAALKAVLDGKIDIAALGRGLTPQEQAQGLEQVRLYREKIAIIVGAENPFKGSLTGREFARIFRGRSITDWSQVGGPKGKIRVIDRPATSDTRENLRSYPVFKAANFTTGANAIQVPEDNTAEIAKQLGKDGISYALANQVSQLPGVRSLKVHQTSPTDPKYPFSQPLVYVYKKNPSAATAGFLGFAIAPPGKQAIEQARTAEAAAIAKGGIQALVATTTTSPAIAAVTTNTISPTIAAATTAETTAPTTEATTAATTAPTTEGITNTADPSATTAPDTTSGTAADNNASVQKEAPFWLLLPLLAIALLGGLSYWWFLKRRSSAEDTTDKDLGSAPTAPPLPVNPNQSAPEATNPALAAGTGAALSSEEMKNNGEFAWDTEAPAAVVNTSYPNLADASKVTSPPELPQEQVLSATSESGSVNGTDQPHSESNIGENLSTAGATALAGGAALAAGAAWSVVDGKGQDKEDTTTTIQGSDYGIWDNPATDQVASEIQQPSLETTEAIPDSPIVSEPTSDVISTVEIAPTDSDLPEVGEPTSDVSLPIIETAAALPDLPDLGEPTSEVELPDLGEPTSDVELPIIETAATLPDLPEVDESTSDVSLPIIETAAALPDLPDLGEPTSEVELPDFGEPTSDVELPIIETAATLPDLPDVGEPTSETVATLVDLPDVPEVDLNAIADEAEATGEGTEEEIVEIVSNLPEQTNEVAASLPAEDSLPNLGAVAAGAVAAGAGIAAWSKVYGSEESTESNIPTPPNDNDAAVGEEDNVENRVTLRSHTPKWAYATWQISDANQQTLADSGYPLVLRLYDVTGIDLSYQNPQLVQQYECDLTSYDRFVAIPASDRNYIAEIGYVAADNWVLIDRSEVVRVFSSPYTTEEEPDTLVADQVTISPQSPHSAIVSWQFSNTTQQQLQDSGSHLTLRLYDVTGVDLSYQTPRLIHQYECPASTNEIVVTIPASDRNYIAEIGYVVADNWVLIDRSEIVRVFGSYSIVEDETDTKVQDRVTLAPLNSELAHILWDITQVTQEILQNYSYQLTIRLYDVTGIDLSYQTPQLLQEIACPDGTNETVMAIPRSDRNYIAEVGYLTAGGWVLIDRSEIVRVFSPYRPETPTPEPADVHESIPVATTPTPEPADVHESIPVATTPTPEPADVHESIPVATTPTPEPAANPQSSITLTPRTPKWAYVAWHISDDDKQQLHNAGISQFIIRLYDVTDIDLSYQTPHLVQQYECEELVNDRFVAIPTSDRDYITEIGYITEGDRWESISRSTTVRIFSRPHPDFWFVADAELIIHGATEPNATVTIAGHNIKLKPDGTFHLRIPFSDSLIDYLMTANSANGEQTQTIHKKFSQETPEA; this is encoded by the coding sequence ATGACAGCAACACTCTTAGTGCCAACACCGATACTGGCACAATCTGCAACTGATGCTCCCGCTTTTCCTCTGCCAAAAACATTGGAGAATGGGACTACAGTGCGGATTGATGGTTCAAGTAGCTTGAGTGTAATTAATCAAAACCTGAAACAAAGTTTTGAGAAGCAGTACTCTGGAACCAAAGTGGAAGTCGCGGCTAATGGTACTGATGCAGCACTGAAAGCTGTGCTAGATGGTAAAATTGATATAGCAGCCCTAGGACGTGGCTTGACACCACAAGAACAAGCACAAGGTTTAGAGCAAGTCCGTTTGTACCGCGAAAAAATTGCCATTATTGTCGGTGCGGAGAATCCTTTTAAAGGTAGCTTGACTGGTAGGGAATTCGCCAGAATTTTCCGAGGCCGCAGCATTACAGATTGGTCGCAAGTGGGAGGGCCAAAGGGTAAAATTCGCGTCATAGATCGCCCCGCCACTAGCGACACCAGAGAAAATTTGCGTAGTTATCCAGTATTTAAAGCTGCTAACTTTACTACAGGTGCAAATGCAATTCAAGTACCTGAAGATAACACCGCAGAAATCGCTAAACAATTGGGTAAAGATGGTATTAGTTATGCTTTAGCCAATCAAGTATCGCAATTACCAGGGGTGCGATCGCTCAAGGTACATCAAACCTCACCTACCGATCCCAAATATCCCTTTTCGCAGCCATTAGTTTACGTCTACAAGAAAAACCCCAGTGCTGCGACAGCCGGATTTCTCGGCTTTGCGATCGCACCCCCAGGTAAGCAAGCGATAGAACAAGCCAGAACAGCCGAAGCCGCTGCGATCGCCAAAGGTGGTATACAAGCTTTGGTAGCAACAACTACTACTTCTCCGGCAATTGCAGCAGTAACAACTAATACTATTTCTCCCACAATTGCTGCCGCCACAACGGCTGAAACCACTGCCCCCACAACTGAGGCGACAACGGCGGCAACTACTGCCCCCACAACCGAAGGCATAACTAATACTGCCGATCCTAGTGCAACCACTGCCCCAGATACAACCTCGGGAACTGCTGCGGATAATAATGCCAGTGTGCAGAAAGAAGCACCATTTTGGTTATTATTGCCTTTGTTGGCGATCGCGCTTTTAGGCGGATTGTCTTATTGGTGGTTCCTGAAAAGGCGCTCATCGGCAGAAGACACAACAGATAAAGATTTAGGATCTGCTCCCACAGCACCACCTTTACCAGTCAACCCGAATCAGTCAGCACCAGAAGCAACTAACCCCGCTTTGGCAGCAGGCACAGGCGCAGCGCTATCTTCTGAAGAGATGAAAAATAACGGCGAATTTGCCTGGGATACAGAAGCACCCGCGGCAGTGGTGAATACTTCTTATCCCAACCTAGCAGATGCGTCGAAAGTTACATCTCCCCCAGAATTGCCCCAAGAGCAAGTATTATCTGCTACTTCTGAGTCTGGGAGCGTAAATGGCACAGACCAACCGCACTCAGAATCAAATATTGGCGAAAATCTGTCTACAGCAGGCGCTACAGCCTTGGCTGGTGGTGCAGCTTTAGCCGCAGGTGCTGCTTGGTCTGTGGTTGATGGTAAAGGACAAGATAAAGAAGATACTACAACTACCATCCAAGGCAGTGATTATGGGATATGGGATAACCCTGCAACTGATCAAGTAGCATCTGAGATCCAACAGCCAAGTCTGGAAACTACAGAAGCAATTCCAGATTCACCAATTGTTTCTGAACCAACATCAGATGTCATCTCAACAGTTGAAATTGCACCGACAGACAGTGATTTACCAGAGGTGGGCGAACCAACATCGGATGTATCACTGCCCATCATTGAAACCGCAGCCGCACTTCCCGATTTACCAGATTTGGGGGAACCAACATCAGAGGTAGAACTGCCAGATTTGGGGGAACCAACATCGGATGTAGAATTACCAATCATTGAAACTGCCGCTACACTTCCCGATTTACCAGAAGTGGACGAATCCACATCGGATGTATCACTGCCCATCATTGAAACCGCAGCCGCACTTCCAGATTTACCAGATTTGGGAGAACCAACATCGGAGGTAGAACTGCCAGATTTTGGCGAACCAACATCGGATGTAGAACTGCCCATCATTGAAACCGCTGCTACACTCCCAGATCTGCCAGATGTAGGCGAACCAACATCAGAAACAGTCGCCACACTTGTGGATTTACCAGATGTTCCAGAAGTGGACTTAAATGCCATAGCAGACGAAGCCGAAGCAACTGGTGAAGGTACAGAAGAAGAGATCGTGGAAATTGTCTCGAATCTGCCAGAACAAACCAATGAAGTAGCAGCAAGCTTACCCGCAGAGGATTCTCTACCTAACTTAGGGGCAGTAGCAGCTGGTGCAGTAGCAGCTGGTGCAGGAATTGCTGCTTGGTCTAAAGTTTATGGCAGTGAAGAATCTACAGAATCAAACATACCAACTCCTCCAAACGATAACGACGCAGCAGTGGGAGAAGAAGACAATGTTGAGAACAGAGTAACCCTTAGATCCCACACACCCAAATGGGCTTATGCGACGTGGCAAATTTCTGATGCCAACCAGCAAACATTGGCAGATTCCGGTTATCCATTAGTACTGCGGCTATATGATGTCACAGGCATCGACCTGAGTTATCAAAATCCGCAACTGGTGCAACAGTATGAATGCGATCTCACATCATACGATCGCTTTGTGGCGATTCCGGCTAGCGATCGCAACTACATCGCAGAAATCGGTTATGTTGCCGCAGATAACTGGGTATTAATCGACCGTTCTGAGGTGGTGCGTGTCTTTAGCAGTCCCTACACAACAGAGGAAGAACCAGACACCCTGGTGGCAGATCAAGTAACCATTTCCCCCCAAAGTCCACACTCAGCCATTGTTTCCTGGCAATTTTCCAACACAACCCAGCAGCAATTGCAAGATTCTGGTTCTCATTTGACCTTACGCTTGTATGATGTCACAGGAGTTGACCTGAGTTACCAAACTCCCCGGTTGATTCACCAATATGAATGCCCAGCCAGCACAAATGAAATTGTCGTGACGATTCCCGCTAGCGATCGCAACTATATTGCAGAAATCGGTTATGTTGTCGCAGATAACTGGGTATTAATCGACCGTTCTGAAATAGTACGTGTCTTTGGCAGCTACTCCATAGTAGAAGACGAAACAGACACCAAAGTTCAAGACAGGGTAACTCTCGCGCCCCTAAATTCGGAATTAGCTCATATTTTATGGGATATTACCCAGGTAACCCAGGAAATACTGCAAAATTACAGCTATCAATTGACGATACGCTTGTACGATGTTACAGGAATTGACCTGAGTTATCAAACTCCTCAGTTGCTTCAGGAGATTGCATGTCCAGACGGCACAAATGAAACTGTGATGGCGATTCCGAGAAGCGATCGCAATTACATCGCAGAAGTCGGTTATCTGACAGCAGGCGGCTGGGTATTAATCGACCGTTCCGAAATAGTACGTGTCTTTAGCCCCTACAGGCCAGAAACCCCCACACCAGAACCAGCAGATGTGCATGAGTCAATTCCCGTAGCCACAACCCCTACACCAGAACCAGCAGATGTGCATGAGTCAATTCCCGTAGCCACAACCCCTACACCAGAACCAGCAGATGTGCATGAGTCAATTCCCGTAGCCACAACCCCTACACCAGAACCAGCTGCAAATCCTCAAAGCAGCATCACTCTCACACCCCGCACTCCCAAATGGGCTTACGTTGCTTGGCACATTTCTGATGATGACAAACAACAATTACATAATGCTGGGATTTCCCAATTCATCATTCGGCTGTATGATGTCACCGATATCGACTTAAGTTATCAAACTCCCCATCTAGTACAGCAATATGAATGTGAGGAATTAGTCAACGATCGCTTTGTTGCCATACCCACTAGCGATCGCGACTACATAACCGAAATTGGCTATATTACAGAAGGCGATCGCTGGGAATCAATCTCTCGTTCTACCACTGTTCGCATCTTCAGCCGTCCTCACCCAGATTTTTGGTTCGTAGCGGATGCTGAGTTAATTATCCACGGCGCAACTGAGCCAAATGCAACCGTCACCATTGCTGGCCATAACATTAAACTGAAGCCAGATGGTACTTTCCATTTGCGTATCCCCTTCTCAGACAGCTTAATCGACTATCTCATGACAGCAAATTCTGCTAATGGAGAACAAACTCAAACCATTCATAAAAAATTCTCCCAGGAAACTCCAGAAGCATAG
- a CDS encoding SMP-30/gluconolactonase/LRE family protein yields MKKISLQIAACSLFLSLLTLQQSNGNTADSLQTVMDNNAKVEKLAEGLKFTEGPVWHQDGFLLFSDIPGDTIYKWTTDGKLAVFRHPAGNPNGNTFDRQGRLITAQHNRRLVRTEKNGKITVLAERYQGKRLNSPNDVVVKSDGSIYFTDPPYGLKQEEKEELGFYGIYRWQPNRRLTLLNKEMVRPNGIAFSPDEKKLYVSDSEKLHIKVFNVKPDGTLSPGKVFAELPGPNEKGIPDGLKVDSKGNIYCSGPEGIWIFSPTGQLLGKIIVPEVVTNLAWGNKDYKTLYITAGKGLYRIPLKIAGEVPGR; encoded by the coding sequence GTGAAAAAGATTAGTTTACAAATAGCTGCTTGTAGTTTATTCCTTAGCTTGTTGACTTTACAACAAAGCAATGGCAATACAGCCGACAGTCTCCAAACTGTGATGGATAATAACGCCAAAGTAGAAAAGTTAGCTGAGGGTTTGAAATTTACAGAAGGGCCTGTCTGGCATCAAGATGGCTTTTTACTTTTCAGCGATATTCCCGGCGACACTATTTATAAATGGACAACTGACGGGAAACTTGCTGTATTTCGTCATCCAGCTGGTAACCCCAACGGCAACACTTTTGATAGACAAGGAAGATTAATTACAGCCCAACATAATCGCCGCCTTGTTCGCACAGAAAAAAACGGTAAAATCACAGTCTTGGCGGAACGCTATCAAGGCAAACGCCTGAATAGTCCCAACGATGTTGTCGTCAAATCCGATGGCAGCATTTATTTTACAGATCCACCTTACGGCCTCAAACAGGAAGAAAAAGAAGAACTCGGATTTTATGGTATTTATCGTTGGCAACCAAATCGCAGGCTGACTTTATTAAATAAAGAGATGGTGCGCCCAAATGGAATAGCGTTTTCACCAGATGAGAAAAAACTGTATGTAAGTGATTCGGAAAAATTACACATCAAAGTTTTTAATGTGAAGCCAGATGGTACTTTAAGCCCAGGAAAAGTGTTTGCAGAGTTACCAGGCCCCAACGAAAAAGGTATACCAGATGGGCTGAAGGTGGATAGCAAAGGCAATATCTACTGTAGTGGCCCAGAAGGCATTTGGATTTTCTCACCTACAGGTCAACTTTTGGGTAAAATTATCGTCCCCGAAGTAGTCACAAATTTGGCTTGGGGCAATAAAGACTACAAAACCCTTTACATCACAGCAGGTAAGGGACTTTATCGTATTCCGTTGAAGATAGCTGGCGAAGTACCGGGGAGATGA
- a CDS encoding ABC transporter ATP-binding protein/permease, translated as MNKQDIVLRLSKITNIDPSFLRRFWQIGKLYWYSEEKIGAITLLSILIMIVLSTTQIDVIVNTQKGNLLSALTGKNSSTFWTTVSYLLGLYLFLVIVWAAYNYIRKKLTLYWRRWLTEHFLNHYFRNRSFYQLTQSQRELDNPDQRISQDIFSFVDGFMSLFFDLLHATLQMIAFTAVLWFISPYLMIVLVVYAVSGTLITAGFFGKKLVKINFDQNKKEANFRFGLVRLRENAESVAFYRGEAQESSHIKSLFDLVFKNYNYLLLWQELYLNVFVKIYEFIPQLIPAVIIAPLVLSGTLDIGKYTEAQGAFLTLFWDMYVITRTFNELTGFAAAIERLAELNYFLKQPKNSDSYKIVPNSTIQTVENSHLAIQNLTLYTPNYQRILFHEVSLTLQPAQGLLIVGTSGCGKSSLLRAIAGLWNSGTGTINRPNLEEILFLPQRPYMILGTLREQLIYPQVDVKISDQELHQVLQKVNLPDLAARFGGFDAEKDWADVLSLGEQQRVAFARILISQPKYVILDEATSALDIKNEENLYQHLYNTQTTFISVGHRPTLFKYHQQVLDLCDGEKWEIRCIA; from the coding sequence ATGAATAAGCAAGATATAGTATTGAGGCTGAGTAAAATCACAAATATTGACCCGAGTTTTTTACGAAGATTTTGGCAGATAGGAAAACTTTATTGGTACAGCGAAGAGAAAATTGGGGCTATTACGTTGCTCTCAATTCTCATAATGATTGTTTTATCTACTACACAAATAGATGTTATTGTTAACACTCAAAAGGGTAATTTACTATCTGCACTAACGGGTAAAAATTCTAGTACATTCTGGACAACAGTCAGTTATTTGCTGGGTCTATACCTTTTTTTAGTTATAGTTTGGGCAGCTTACAACTATATCAGAAAAAAGCTAACTCTTTACTGGCGACGCTGGCTAACGGAGCATTTCCTCAATCACTATTTTAGAAATCGGTCTTTTTACCAACTTACTCAATCGCAAAGAGAACTCGATAACCCAGATCAACGGATATCTCAAGATATATTCAGTTTTGTTGATGGGTTTATGTCTTTGTTTTTTGATTTGTTACACGCCACTTTACAGATGATTGCTTTTACTGCAGTTCTCTGGTTTATTTCGCCATATTTAATGATTGTTTTGGTCGTTTATGCTGTTAGTGGAACTCTTATAACGGCAGGTTTCTTTGGTAAAAAATTAGTTAAAATCAACTTCGACCAGAATAAAAAAGAAGCTAACTTTCGTTTTGGCTTAGTCCGCTTGCGAGAAAATGCTGAATCTGTAGCTTTTTATCGAGGAGAAGCACAAGAATCGAGCCATATTAAATCTTTGTTTGACTTAGTATTTAAAAATTATAATTATCTGCTACTGTGGCAGGAATTATATTTAAATGTATTTGTCAAAATTTATGAATTTATACCCCAACTAATACCTGCAGTAATTATTGCGCCGCTAGTACTGTCTGGAACGCTAGATATTGGGAAATATACTGAAGCACAAGGAGCATTCCTCACCCTATTTTGGGATATGTATGTGATTACTCGCACATTTAATGAATTGACTGGTTTTGCAGCAGCCATTGAACGGTTAGCTGAATTAAATTATTTTCTCAAACAACCTAAAAATAGCGATTCCTACAAAATAGTTCCGAATTCAACAATTCAGACTGTAGAAAATAGCCATTTAGCTATTCAAAACCTGACGTTGTATACACCAAACTATCAAAGAATATTATTTCATGAAGTTTCGCTGACATTGCAACCAGCACAAGGGCTATTAATTGTCGGCACAAGTGGTTGTGGAAAAAGTTCTCTTTTGCGTGCGATCGCAGGTTTGTGGAATTCTGGTACTGGTACAATTAACCGTCCCAACCTTGAGGAAATCCTATTTTTACCTCAGCGTCCTTATATGATATTGGGAACTCTCCGCGAGCAGTTAATATATCCCCAAGTTGATGTTAAAATCAGCGACCAAGAACTCCATCAAGTTTTACAAAAAGTCAATTTACCAGATTTAGCCGCAAGATTTGGCGGTTTTGATGCCGAAAAAGATTGGGCTGATGTGCTTTCTTTAGGCGAACAACAGCGCGTTGCGTTCGCCAGAATTTTAATATCTCAACCAAAGTATGTAATTTTGGATGAAGCTACTAGCGCTTTAGATATTAAAAACGAAGAGAATCTCTATCAGCATTTATACAACACACAAACAACTTTTATTAGTGTTGGACATCGCCCCACTCTCTTTAAATATCATCAGCAAGTTTTAGATTTATGTGATGGGGAAAAGTGGGAAATTAGGTGTATTGCGTAA
- a CDS encoding ABC transporter ATP-binding protein, producing the protein MNYLRLQNISKRFGSFVANDNISLSVASGTIHAILGENGAGKSTLMNIISGLYQPDAGEIYLQEKPVKVTSPNAAIKLGIGMIHQHFMLVPQLTVTENIILGIEKSWRLNLLQKQQEIAALSQAYGLEIDPTAKVENLPVGTQQRVEILKVLYRKAKLLILDEPTAVLTPKEVKSLIAILRQLAAAGNTIIFISHKLEEVIHLCDTVTILRQGKVVATTTTKAATPQQLAALMVGRKVALQLNKSPKSTGETVLSVQNLQVADDRGIYTVRNVSFELRAGEILGVAGVDGNGQRELADAIAGLRTIAQGTIEFSQNPYLVGYIPEDRQTMGLVMQFSIAQNLILKAFKHLPFCRRFLLQQEAIANHAQAAIQEFDIRATSKDIKVSQLSGGNQQKVVLARELSRQPSLIVAMQPTRGLDVGATAAVHSRLLAERDRGAAIVYISTELEEVMAMSDRIAVIYRGEFVAIVDAQTATVPEIGLLMGGGLGIGDW; encoded by the coding sequence ATGAACTATTTACGACTGCAAAATATTTCTAAACGCTTTGGGTCTTTTGTGGCTAATGATAATATTAGCCTGAGTGTGGCATCGGGGACAATCCATGCAATTTTAGGTGAAAATGGTGCTGGTAAGAGTACTTTAATGAATATTATTAGTGGACTCTATCAGCCTGATGCAGGTGAAATTTATCTACAAGAAAAACCTGTAAAAGTTACTTCACCGAATGCAGCAATTAAATTGGGAATTGGCATGATTCATCAACATTTCATGCTTGTACCCCAGTTGACTGTTACAGAAAATATTATTTTAGGAATTGAGAAAAGCTGGCGGCTAAACTTACTTCAAAAACAGCAAGAAATCGCTGCATTATCTCAAGCTTACGGCTTAGAAATTGACCCTACTGCTAAAGTGGAAAATTTACCTGTTGGGACACAACAAAGAGTAGAAATTCTTAAGGTTCTCTACCGCAAAGCCAAGTTACTGATTCTCGATGAACCTACAGCCGTACTAACACCAAAAGAAGTAAAATCATTAATTGCCATTTTGCGCCAACTCGCAGCTGCGGGTAACACAATTATCTTTATCAGCCACAAGTTAGAAGAAGTGATACATCTCTGCGATACTGTCACAATTCTGCGACAGGGAAAGGTTGTAGCCACAACAACAACGAAAGCAGCCACACCCCAGCAGTTAGCAGCTTTAATGGTAGGGCGTAAGGTGGCTTTACAGTTAAATAAAAGCCCGAAATCAACAGGGGAAACTGTGCTATCAGTGCAAAATTTACAGGTGGCGGATGATAGAGGTATTTATACTGTCCGCAATGTATCTTTTGAATTGCGGGCTGGGGAAATTTTAGGTGTGGCTGGTGTCGATGGAAATGGACAGCGAGAATTAGCAGATGCGATCGCAGGTTTACGCACTATTGCCCAAGGTACAATCGAGTTTAGCCAAAATCCTTACCTAGTGGGCTACATCCCAGAGGATAGGCAAACAATGGGCTTGGTGATGCAATTTAGCATTGCCCAAAACTTAATTTTGAAGGCTTTTAAACATTTACCCTTTTGTCGCCGTTTTTTGTTACAACAAGAAGCGATCGCTAATCATGCTCAAGCTGCAATCCAAGAATTTGATATTCGCGCCACAAGCAAAGATATCAAGGTAAGTCAGCTTTCAGGCGGAAATCAACAAAAGGTGGTGTTAGCGCGAGAATTATCCCGCCAACCAAGTTTAATTGTCGCTATGCAACCTACCAGAGGCTTAGATGTCGGTGCAACCGCAGCAGTGCATTCACGATTATTAGCAGAACGCGATCGCGGTGCCGCAATTGTGTATATTTCTACTGAGTTAGAAGAAGTGATGGCAATGAGCGATCGCATTGCTGTAATCTACAGAGGTGAATTTGTCGCCATTGTAGATGCACAGACGGCGACAGTACCGGAGATTGGTTTGTTGATGGGTGGGGGACTAGGGATTGGGGACTGGTGA